Proteins from one Lonchura striata isolate bLonStr1 chromosome 6, bLonStr1.mat, whole genome shotgun sequence genomic window:
- the GPR65 gene encoding G-protein coupled receptor 65 has translation MNNSIECHDDHTLDKYLFPFVYSTVMMISIPINCISLYASCIQVRKKNELAVYIFSLSLADLLYSLILPLWIDYAWHGDDWRLSALLCQIFAFLMYMNFYTSTAFLACISLDRYLALVHPLKLQYLRTRRFSVIVSIIVWLLESIFNSVILVYKEVFNDPCNFTNHTLCYDNYPLERWQANINLFRICSGYLGPLIIIVFCYHKIYQVVRYNQATVDEEKKKVKKLIVSITVSFIVCFTPYHVILLIRSIKEPSTSDPHLLLLMYKVYRITQALTSLNCIADPILYCFVSDTARTEIVNLLRCCLCLQKRGEDQVKGHAPCSSATKNTALITYRSSCETQTVKIS, from the coding sequence ATGAACAACAGCATTGAGTGCCATGATGATCACACCCTGGATAAGTATTTGTTTCCATTTGTGTACAGCACTGTGATGATGATCAGTATTCCCATCAACTGCATATCCCTCTATGCATCTTGCATTCAGGTGAGGAAAAAGAATGAGTTAGCAGTCTACATCTTTAGCCTGTCTCTGGCTGACCTTTTGTACTCTTTGATTCTGCCTCTGTGGATTGATTATGCCTGGCATGGAGATGACTGGAGGCTCTCTGCCTTGCTTTGTCAGATTTTTGCCTTCCTCATGTATATGAATTTCTATACCAGCACTGCGTTCCTTGCTTGCATCTCTCTTGACAGGTACCTGGCATTAGTTCACCCCTTGAAGCTCCAGTACTTGCGCACAAGAAGATTTTCAGTGATTGTCAGCATAATTGTTTGGCTTCTGGAAAGCATCTTTAATTCAGTCATATTGGTGTACAAAGAAGTATTCAATGATCCTTGCAATTTCACTAATCATACATTATGCTATGATAACTACCCCCTGGAAAGGTGGCAGGCGAACATAAATTTATTCCGGATATGCTCAGGGTACTTGGGCCCTTTGATAATCATTGTGTTTTGCTACCATAAAATCTACCAAGTAGTCAGGTATAACCAAGCCACAGtagatgaagaaaagaaaaaagtgaagaaacTTATTGTGAGCATCACAGTTAGTTTCATTGTTTGCTTCACTCCTTATCATGTTATACTGCTTATCCGCAGCATCAAAGAGCCTTCCACCTCTGACCCACATCTTTTGCTGCTGATGTATAAGGTTTACAGAATCACACAGGCCTTAACTAGTTTGAATTGCATTGCGGATCCCATTCTGTACTGCTTTGTGAGTGACACTGCACGAACAGAGATAGTGAatttgctcaggtgctgcttGTGCCTACAAAAGCGTGGGGAAGACCAAGTGAAAGGACATGCTCCGTGCAGCTCTGCTACAAAAAACACTGCACTGATCACCTACAGAAGTTCCTGTGAAACACAGACTGTGAAAATTTCCTGA